From Bombina bombina isolate aBomBom1 chromosome 1, aBomBom1.pri, whole genome shotgun sequence:
CTGTAAATATTCCACGCACAAGATCTGAAATGCGGTACAATGATGCACACAAAACAACTCGATGTGTGATTGAGAGGACCTTTGGAATGCTCAAAAGCCGTTTTCGTTGTCTAGATGAATCCGGAGGCACTCTTCAATACGTTCCTGAGAAAGTGGCTGTTATGGTGTTGGTCTGTTGCATGTTGCATAACATCGCTTTGCGACAATCAAAcatagaggaactggaaataataacACCAGATGAAGATGGTGTTGAATCTGTTCCTCAAGATGTAGTTGAAGGGGGTACACATGCACGTAACCAGTTGATACAAACTCATTTCGtaggtgaataaaataaaaattatgtatgaTTTATGTATTGATTCTATAATTTTTAgcaataattatttataaacaatctcTTCTTATATTCACAGGTTAACTAGAAAATGTTTCTAAGTTCAAGCATgaaaatctataattcaaaaatgaGAAACGTTCTCCACAAAATTATTCACAATTTAGATGATGAGAGTGATGtgtaattcaaaaataaatatgttctgattgatacagttgaaaaaaaaaatatttgcatatgttgtcttttcttctatttgttatttgtttaaaaaaattaaaataaaatcaaatttttttttaatttattttttttactaacgaCTTACAATATAGTTGTTGAAAATAAGTTGTATCCTTGAACAGTGTGCAATTAAGAAAACAGGTTCTGTGATTctaaactttttattattgttgaaaacaagcactagctttgtatatattTGCAAGCCAGATACAGCTTTTGGAACCTATAAATTAAGAACAAACCTTGCCTAGACGTATGGCAATGCAATTGGAATAAAATGTAAGCTAGTCaagtataaaatgcataaaacatatcAACCCCCTAGCTATAGTGTTGATGCTACACACTGCAAGAAAACAAACCTTGACAGGAGAgatgttttaaaaattgaaacagtcgaattacattttattgcattcAATAGTAACCTTTTCATAACTATATGAACatcataatatattaaaattttatcaAAACAAGAAGgcaacatataaaaacattttattaaaattttctaatAACTAGCTAACcatcaatatataatataacaatgcaatttaaataactaataaacttatttaaacatatatgaaaCTTTCGCTAATAATAAGATGCAAGAATAACAATTGAAACAgaatttaatatacatgtattgaataaCATTCTAATCTAATGAGGATGCAAATTATGTGAACCGAATAAGTTTTAACAAACTATctgtctcttaacacatttatcataaaataatataaactcaaacattgatttataaataaaaaaagttttcatgAATTTACTCAAATGATTGACATATTACGTCATTTCCTTCAAGATTAGAAACTCGTTAGCAAGATGTCGCAACGTTCTTCGTTCACTGCTGGAGAGctaattattttagtttatgggatggagaaatattttccaaaaagaATAGGAGGTGTTAGATCTGTCAAACAAGATCAACGCGATTATCTTGTTTATGAGATAATACGCAGGATGTATCGGGTATCGGGAATAAAAAGAACAAGAAGACAGTGCCTTCAACGCTATTCGGATCTACGTAGACGTGAAAAGGAGTACCATACTAGGATTAGAAGTCTCATTAGAGTTTGTAAGTGTTGACTACATACACTATTTCTAATAGATATTGTATTTAGATTCAATTTCTACGTTTAAAACGGTTTAGTTAAATAATGTTATGCGTTTGTTCTGACGCATTATGATAATtttaaagatagatataaataaagtgatagaactttatagatatagacagatatactatatataaataataatcaatatatagaactataatgagagataaaaagatagatctaaaaatataaagaaaaagaatatagaaaaatatagatcTAAAGATAAAGGGATAAATAGTGATAGACTTAATGGTTGTTAATTTAAtcaaagagaaatagaaagagctaTAGAGATTTGAATTACAAATTGATAGCGATAAACAGAAATAGATATAGAAAACTATACATCTAGAGTTAAAAACACAATGAAAAATTAAGTCccagaaaaaaaagatacaaagttatagatagagaatatagtttttaaagagtaaactaaattaataaagaaatacaaagaaatagGACAGATTAAGAGAGTTCAATtaatagaaaaaagagaaagagagacacatatagaaagtaataaaattactttgttaaaaataatatttataataacagtGACAGAAATAGAAAGCAATattgga
This genomic window contains:
- the LOC128638438 gene encoding putative nuclease HARBI1 gives rise to the protein MRYNDAHKTTRCVIERTFGMLKSRFRCLDESGGTLQYVPEKVAVMVLVCCMLHNIALRQSNIEELEIITPDEDGVESVPQDVVEGGTHARNQLIQTHFVG